The following proteins come from a genomic window of Pseudomonas putida:
- a CDS encoding tyrosine-type recombinase/integrase, whose protein sequence is MPLTDTECRTAKPKEKPYKLTDGNGLYLEVKPNGVKAWRYRFELSDGSARKESVFAIGEYVVAPKGETPEQSEERRRGRRFTLSEARDERIKARSLVVQGINPVHHRQQERVKREHERTITFEAVAKEWLSLKEWEEITKSRRLNMLKRVVFPKIGNLPIKAITPAHILEVLKGAAQDNGPSVAAEAKRTMSGVFELAISTLRANSDPVHPVRKALPANKTQHKRPLSTDEIGQLLRDVESHGGRHETFCAFRLMWLTLCRPSEAVEAQWSEFDLDKALWRIPAERMKKRKEHTIPLPRQAVEMLQALQGITGKYSHVFPHRDERTRPMVSASFRQMLNTLGWGGKYSPHATRTTGSTRLNEMGFSADWIERQLAHTEQNAVRRTYNHAEYLNDRAEMMQQWADMLDSWKTNNTTSVNATAR, encoded by the coding sequence ATGCCGCTTACCGACACCGAGTGCCGTACTGCTAAGCCAAAGGAAAAGCCCTACAAACTAACAGACGGAAATGGGCTCTATCTGGAGGTGAAGCCCAACGGAGTAAAGGCGTGGCGCTATCGATTCGAACTGAGCGACGGCAGCGCTAGGAAAGAAAGTGTGTTCGCCATCGGGGAATATGTGGTTGCCCCCAAGGGCGAAACGCCCGAGCAGTCCGAGGAGCGCCGAAGAGGACGTCGTTTTACCCTTTCAGAAGCCCGTGATGAGCGCATAAAGGCGCGATCATTGGTTGTACAAGGCATCAACCCCGTGCACCACCGCCAACAAGAGCGGGTGAAACGCGAGCATGAGAGAACAATCACGTTTGAAGCGGTCGCTAAAGAGTGGCTGTCGCTGAAGGAATGGGAGGAGATCACCAAATCTAGACGACTCAATATGCTGAAACGCGTCGTCTTTCCGAAAATCGGAAATCTGCCGATAAAAGCCATCACCCCCGCCCACATCCTTGAAGTGCTCAAAGGAGCAGCACAGGACAATGGCCCATCTGTAGCTGCCGAAGCCAAACGAACCATGTCCGGCGTATTCGAGCTGGCAATCTCAACGCTACGTGCCAACAGTGATCCCGTACACCCAGTCCGAAAAGCACTGCCTGCCAATAAGACACAACACAAACGACCACTCTCTACGGATGAAATTGGCCAGCTACTGCGAGATGTCGAATCCCACGGCGGACGCCATGAAACCTTCTGCGCTTTCCGACTCATGTGGCTAACTTTGTGCCGACCAAGTGAAGCGGTGGAGGCTCAATGGTCTGAATTCGACCTAGACAAGGCCCTATGGCGCATCCCTGCCGAACGAATGAAAAAGCGAAAGGAGCACACTATCCCACTCCCAAGGCAGGCGGTGGAGATGCTGCAGGCTCTTCAAGGTATCACCGGCAAATACAGCCATGTGTTCCCACACCGAGACGAGCGCACTCGCCCGATGGTCTCAGCCTCATTCCGCCAGATGCTCAACACACTAGGCTGGGGTGGTAAGTACAGTCCACATGCCACGCGGACGACAGGAAGCACCAGACTTAATGAAATGGGTTTCTCCGCAGACTGGATCGAGAGACAGCTCGCACATACTGAGCAGAACGCAGTCAGACGCACCTACAACCATGCCGAGTATCTGAATGACCGGGCCGAGATGATGCAGCAATGGGCAGACATGCTGGACTCTTGGAAGACAAACAACACCACATCAGTAAACGCAACCGCCCGCTGA
- the ispE gene encoding 4-(cytidine 5'-diphospho)-2-C-methyl-D-erythritol kinase translates to MHKLTLPAPAKLNLWLHIIGRRADGYHELETVFQFLDHGDELSFALRDDGVIHLHTEIEAVPHDSNLIVRAARMLQAQSGTTLGADIWLTKVLPMGGGIGGGSSDAATTLLALAHLWQLDWDEDRLAALGLRLGADVPVFVRGHAAFAQGVGEQLTPVDPIEPWYVVLVPQVSVSTVEIFSHPQLTRDSLPLKMRPVPEGNSRNDCQPVVEQNYPEVRNALNLLGKFTEARLTGTGSCVFGAFPSKAEADKVLALLSATQTGFVAKGSNISMLHRKLQSLVKKSSA, encoded by the coding sequence ATGCACAAGCTCACCCTGCCCGCCCCGGCCAAGCTCAACCTGTGGCTGCACATCATCGGCCGCCGCGCGGACGGTTACCACGAGCTGGAAACGGTGTTCCAGTTTCTCGACCACGGCGACGAACTGAGCTTCGCCCTGCGTGACGATGGCGTGATCCACTTGCACACCGAGATCGAGGCAGTCCCCCACGACAGCAACCTGATCGTGCGGGCCGCGCGTATGTTGCAGGCACAATCGGGCACCACCCTCGGCGCCGACATCTGGCTGACCAAGGTGCTGCCCATGGGTGGTGGCATCGGCGGCGGCAGCTCGGACGCCGCGACCACCCTGCTGGCGCTCGCCCACCTGTGGCAACTGGACTGGGACGAAGACCGCCTGGCCGCACTGGGTCTGCGCCTGGGCGCCGATGTGCCGGTGTTCGTACGCGGCCATGCGGCGTTCGCGCAAGGTGTAGGGGAGCAACTGACTCCGGTCGACCCGATCGAACCTTGGTATGTCGTGCTGGTGCCGCAAGTGTCTGTCAGCACAGTAGAAATTTTTTCACATCCGCAGTTGACACGTGATTCACTCCCCCTTAAGATGCGCCCCGTTCCCGAGGGAAACAGTCGAAATGACTGCCAACCGGTGGTAGAGCAGAATTACCCTGAAGTTCGCAATGCGTTGAATTTACTGGGAAAGTTCACTGAGGCTCGACTAACCGGCACTGGAAGTTGTGTGTTTGGGGCCTTCCCAAGCAAAGCCGAAGCTGATAAAGTTCTGGCCCTTCTTTCAGCGACCCAAACAGGGTTTGTGGCGAAAGGAAGCAATATTTCGATGTTGCATCGCAAGCTGCAAAGTCTGGTCAAGAAGTCGAGCGCATGA
- a CDS encoding 50S ribosomal protein L25/general stress protein Ctc — translation MTDFILNAQARTDLGKGASRRLRHSLSIPAVVYGGGKEAQSLTILAKEITKLFENEAAFSHVIELNVDGVKQNVIIKAMQRHPAKQFIMHADFVRVVAGQKLTAKVPVHFINEEAPAKKGGEISHVESEIEVSCEAKDLPEFIEVDLANAEIGTIIHLSDLKAPKGVEFVALAHGDDKAVANVHAPRVAPEAEGAAE, via the coding sequence ATGACTGATTTTATTCTGAACGCCCAAGCGCGTACTGACCTGGGGAAAGGTGCGAGCCGCCGCCTGCGTCACTCGCTGAGCATCCCAGCCGTTGTTTACGGTGGTGGTAAAGAAGCTCAATCCCTGACCATCCTGGCCAAGGAAATCACCAAGCTGTTCGAAAACGAAGCTGCCTTCAGCCACGTTATCGAGCTGAACGTTGACGGTGTTAAGCAGAACGTCATCATCAAGGCCATGCAGCGCCACCCAGCCAAGCAGTTCATCATGCACGCTGACTTCGTCCGCGTCGTTGCTGGCCAGAAACTGACCGCCAAGGTTCCGGTTCACTTCATCAACGAAGAAGCCCCGGCCAAGAAAGGCGGCGAGATCTCCCACGTTGAGTCCGAGATCGAAGTTTCCTGCGAAGCCAAAGACCTGCCTGAGTTCATCGAAGTTGACCTGGCCAACGCCGAAATCGGCACCATCATCCACCTGTCGGACCTGAAAGCTCCGAAAGGCGTAGAGTTCGTCGCTCTGGCCCACGGTGATGACAAAGCTGTTGCCAACGTTCACGCTCCACGCGTTGCTCCAGAAGCAGAAGGCGCTGCCGAGTAA
- the ychF gene encoding redox-regulated ATPase YchF: MGFNCGIVGLPNVGKSTLFNALTKSGIAAENFPFCTIEPNSGIVPMPDARLAALAEIVKPNRILPTTMEFVDIAGLVAGASKGEGLGNKFLANIRETDAIAHVVRCFEDENVIHVSNSVDPKRDIEIIDLELIFADLDSCEKQLQKVARNAKGGDKEALAQKAILEKLIPHFTEGKPARSLMKHMADDEKAVIRGFHLLTSKPVMYIANVAEDGFDNNPHLDVVKAIAEEEGAVVVPVCNKIEAEIAELEDGEEKDMFLEALGLEEPGLNRVIRAGYELLNLQTYFTAGVQEVRAWTVRVGATAPQAAGVIHTDFEKGFIRAEVVAYDDFIQFKGEAGAKEAGKWRLEGKDYIVKDGDVMHFRFNV; the protein is encoded by the coding sequence ATGGGTTTCAATTGCGGCATCGTCGGCCTGCCCAACGTCGGCAAGTCCACCCTGTTCAACGCCCTGACCAAGTCTGGCATCGCGGCGGAGAATTTCCCTTTCTGCACCATCGAGCCAAACAGCGGCATCGTACCTATGCCCGACGCTCGCCTGGCTGCGCTGGCTGAGATCGTCAAGCCAAACCGCATCCTGCCGACCACCATGGAATTCGTCGACATCGCCGGCCTGGTTGCCGGTGCCTCGAAGGGCGAAGGCCTGGGCAACAAGTTCCTCGCCAACATCCGCGAGACCGACGCCATTGCCCACGTGGTGCGCTGCTTCGAAGACGAGAACGTGATCCACGTTTCCAACAGCGTCGACCCCAAGCGTGACATCGAGATCATCGACCTCGAACTGATCTTCGCCGACCTCGACAGCTGCGAAAAGCAACTGCAGAAGGTAGCCCGCAACGCCAAGGGCGGCGACAAGGAAGCCTTGGCGCAGAAGGCCATTCTGGAAAAGCTGATCCCGCACTTTACCGAAGGCAAGCCAGCGCGCAGCCTGATGAAGCACATGGCTGACGATGAAAAAGCCGTCATCCGTGGCTTCCACCTGCTGACCAGCAAGCCGGTGATGTACATCGCCAACGTGGCCGAAGACGGCTTCGACAACAACCCGCACCTGGACGTGGTCAAGGCCATTGCCGAGGAAGAAGGCGCGGTAGTGGTGCCGGTGTGCAACAAGATCGAAGCAGAAATCGCCGAGCTGGAAGACGGTGAAGAGAAGGACATGTTCCTGGAGGCCCTGGGCCTGGAAGAGCCTGGCCTGAACCGCGTGATCCGCGCCGGTTACGAACTGCTGAACCTGCAGACCTACTTCACTGCCGGCGTGCAGGAAGTACGTGCCTGGACCGTACGCGTCGGTGCCACTGCCCCGCAGGCAGCCGGCGTCATCCACACCGACTTCGAAAAAGGCTTCATCCGCGCTGAAGTGGTGGCCTATGACGACTTCATCCAGTTCAAGGGTGAAGCCGGTGCCAAGGAAGCCGGTAAGTGGCGTCTGGAAGGCAAGGATTACATCGTCAAAGACGGCGACGTGATGCACTTCCGCTTCAACGTCTAA
- the lolB gene encoding lipoprotein localization protein LolB, with product MFLRHCITFTLIALLAGCAGFGSREALQGHGDPQQWRVHKEQLSNLDGWQISGKVGIRAPRDSGSGTLFWLQRQDYYDIRLAGPLGRGAARLTGRPGGVVLEVANQGRYEAASPEALLEEQLGWQLPVSHLVWWVRGLPAPDSKSKLTLDGDSRLASLDQDGWQVQYLSYTEQNGYWLPERLKLHGKDLDVTLVVKDWQPRQLGH from the coding sequence CGGCTGTGCCGGCTTCGGTAGCCGAGAGGCCCTGCAGGGCCACGGCGACCCGCAACAGTGGCGCGTCCATAAAGAGCAACTGAGCAACCTTGATGGCTGGCAGATCAGCGGCAAGGTCGGCATCCGTGCCCCGCGCGACTCTGGCAGCGGCACGCTGTTCTGGCTGCAACGCCAGGACTACTATGATATTCGCCTGGCCGGCCCACTGGGCCGTGGCGCCGCACGCCTGACCGGCCGCCCGGGTGGCGTCGTGCTGGAGGTGGCCAACCAGGGCCGCTACGAAGCTGCCAGCCCTGAAGCGCTGCTGGAAGAGCAACTGGGCTGGCAACTGCCGGTGTCGCACCTTGTCTGGTGGGTTCGCGGCCTGCCCGCTCCCGACAGCAAGAGCAAGCTGACCCTGGACGGCGACAGCCGCCTGGCCAGCCTGGACCAGGATGGCTGGCAGGTGCAGTACCTGAGCTACACCGAACAGAACGGCTACTGGTTGCCCGAGCGCCTGAAGCTGCACGGCAAGGACCTGGACGTAACCCTGGTGGTCAAGGACTGGCAGCCACGCCAGCTGGGGCACTGA
- the prs gene encoding ribose-phosphate diphosphokinase, whose product MSKMMVFTGNANPDLARRVVRQLHIPLGDVSVGKFSDGEISTEINENVRGKDVFIIQPTCAPTNDNLMELVVMADAFRRSSASRITAVIPYFGYARQDRRPRSARVAISAKVVADMLTVVGIDRVLTVDLHADQIQGFFDIPVDNIYGSPVLVDDIEDQRFENLMIVSPDIGGVVRARAVAKSLGVDLGIIDKRREKANHSEVMHIIGDVEGRTCILVDDMVDTAGTLCHAAKALKEHGAAKVYAYCTHPVLSGRAIENIEKSVLDELVVTNTVPLSAAAQACDRIRQLDIAPVVAEAVRRISNEESISAMFR is encoded by the coding sequence GTGTCCAAGATGATGGTCTTTACGGGGAACGCTAACCCCGATCTGGCTCGGCGTGTCGTACGTCAGCTGCATATCCCTCTCGGTGACGTCTCTGTCGGTAAATTCTCCGACGGCGAGATCAGTACTGAGATCAATGAAAATGTTCGCGGTAAAGACGTTTTCATTATTCAGCCGACCTGCGCTCCGACCAACGATAACCTGATGGAACTGGTAGTGATGGCCGACGCCTTCCGCCGCTCCTCAGCATCCCGAATCACCGCCGTGATTCCTTACTTCGGATATGCCCGCCAGGACCGCCGTCCGCGTTCGGCACGTGTAGCCATCAGCGCCAAAGTTGTTGCTGACATGCTCACTGTCGTAGGTATCGACCGTGTACTCACCGTCGACCTGCACGCTGACCAGATCCAAGGCTTCTTCGATATCCCCGTCGACAACATCTACGGCTCGCCCGTACTGGTTGACGACATCGAAGACCAGCGTTTCGAGAACCTGATGATCGTCTCCCCGGACATCGGTGGTGTCGTGCGCGCACGCGCTGTCGCCAAGTCCCTGGGCGTCGATCTGGGTATCATCGACAAACGCCGCGAAAAGGCTAACCACTCCGAGGTTATGCACATCATCGGCGACGTCGAAGGGCGCACCTGCATCCTGGTAGACGACATGGTCGACACCGCCGGCACCCTGTGCCACGCGGCCAAAGCCCTGAAAGAGCACGGCGCTGCCAAGGTTTACGCCTACTGCACGCACCCTGTTTTGTCGGGCCGCGCGATCGAGAACATCGAGAAGTCGGTACTGGACGAGCTGGTGGTGACCAACACCGTTCCGCTGTCCGCCGCTGCTCAAGCCTGTGACCGTATCCGTCAGCTGGATATCGCACCGGTTGTCGCTGAAGCGGTACGCCGCATCAGCAACGAAGAATCGATCAGCGCGATGTTCCGCTAA
- a CDS encoding alkaline phosphatase, with protein MKARSINSAQKHRPALRLVSTKELPRRDWLAVRKRGIGSSDAAAAVGLNPYKSQLELWLEKTGRDAGLPKTDPQDEESPAYWGNVLEPIVAWHYSKRTGNAVLQHPDPELPWMLANIDREVIGTEDVQILECKTAGINGARLWKEGVPEYVVLQVMHQLAVTGKQAADVAVLLGGQTLEIHRIERDEQMIARLIELERQFWQHVETDTPPPADGTASAESALRCLYPEDNSLVADFSNHAGLTAAFIELKAVRQSIANMEKREAELKQMLQQAMGSASRADFSSGYVSWCKAKDSIGLDVAQLLQDKPYLQAKYPLLKPGARRFLVG; from the coding sequence ATGAAAGCACGCTCTATTAACAGCGCCCAGAAGCACCGCCCCGCTCTGCGCCTGGTCAGCACCAAGGAACTACCGCGCAGGGACTGGCTGGCCGTTCGGAAGCGAGGTATCGGCAGTTCGGATGCCGCCGCTGCGGTCGGCCTGAATCCCTACAAATCACAACTGGAACTCTGGCTGGAGAAAACCGGACGCGATGCCGGGCTGCCAAAAACCGATCCCCAAGACGAGGAAAGCCCTGCCTATTGGGGCAACGTGCTGGAGCCCATCGTGGCCTGGCATTACAGCAAGCGTACAGGCAACGCCGTGCTGCAGCATCCAGATCCGGAGTTGCCTTGGATGCTCGCCAACATCGACCGCGAGGTAATCGGTACCGAAGATGTCCAGATACTGGAGTGCAAAACGGCCGGCATAAACGGGGCTCGTCTTTGGAAGGAAGGAGTCCCTGAGTATGTGGTTTTGCAAGTGATGCACCAGCTCGCAGTCACCGGCAAACAGGCGGCAGATGTGGCAGTACTGCTCGGCGGCCAGACGCTGGAGATCCATCGCATCGAGCGGGACGAGCAGATGATTGCCCGCCTGATCGAGCTGGAACGCCAGTTCTGGCAGCACGTGGAAACCGACACACCCCCGCCGGCCGATGGCACCGCTTCCGCCGAATCGGCCCTGCGCTGCCTCTACCCGGAAGACAACAGCCTGGTCGCCGACTTCAGCAACCATGCCGGACTGACCGCTGCCTTCATCGAGCTCAAGGCCGTTCGCCAGTCGATTGCCAACATGGAGAAGCGCGAGGCCGAGCTCAAGCAGATGCTGCAGCAGGCCATGGGCAGTGCCAGCCGGGCAGATTTCTCCAGCGGCTACGTCAGCTGGTGCAAGGCCAAGGACAGCATCGGTCTCGATGTCGCTCAACTACTCCAGGACAAACCCTACCTGCAGGCCAAGTATCCGCTGCTGAAACCCGGTGCGCGGCGTTTCCTGGTCGGCTGA
- a CDS encoding aminoacyl-tRNA hydrolase, which translates to MTAIQLIVGLGNPGPEYEQTRHNAGALFVERIASAQRVSLTADKKYFGLTAKFSHQGNDVRLLIPTTYMNRSGQSVAALANFFRIKPEAILVAHDELDLPPGVAKLKRGGGHGGHNGLRDIIAQLGNQNDFHRLRLGIGHPGDAKLVSNFVLGRAPRAEQEKLDASIDFALGVLPDVLAGDFAKAMRELHSQKA; encoded by the coding sequence GTGACCGCCATCCAGTTGATCGTCGGCCTGGGTAACCCCGGCCCCGAATACGAACAGACCCGGCATAACGCAGGGGCTCTTTTCGTTGAACGCATTGCCAGCGCCCAGCGTGTTTCGCTGACCGCTGACAAAAAGTATTTCGGCCTGACGGCTAAATTCAGCCATCAGGGCAACGACGTTCGTTTGTTGATTCCCACCACCTACATGAACCGCAGCGGCCAGTCCGTAGCGGCCTTGGCCAATTTCTTCCGCATCAAGCCGGAAGCGATACTGGTGGCACACGACGAACTCGATCTGCCCCCGGGCGTTGCCAAGCTCAAGCGCGGCGGCGGCCATGGTGGGCACAACGGCCTGCGCGACATCATCGCGCAGCTCGGCAACCAGAACGACTTCCACCGCCTGCGGCTTGGCATCGGCCACCCGGGTGACGCCAAACTGGTATCCAACTTCGTCCTGGGCCGCGCGCCGCGCGCCGAGCAGGAGAAGCTCGACGCCAGCATCGATTTTGCCCTCGGCGTGCTGCCGGACGTGCTCGCCGGCGATTTCGCCAAGGCGATGCGCGAGCTGCACAGCCAGAAGGCCTGA